One Archangium violaceum genomic window, GCGAGGTGGTGGCGGTGATGCGGGTGGATGGCACGGCGCCGCTCGAGGGTATTTCCCTCCAGGAGGTCGCCACGCATGCGCGGGCCTGGCGGGCCAGGGGCGTGCGCGTCCGAGGCATCGAGCTCGATCATGACTGTGCCACCGCCGCGCTGGCCGATTACGCGGATTGGCTGGCGCGCGAGCGAACGGCACTCGGGGAGATGGCGCTCTCCATCACGGCACTGCCCACATGGAGCACCTCGCCAGCGCTCGCCCGGCTGGTCTCCGTTCCCGACGGCATCGTGCTCCAGGTGCACGCCGTGCGCGCGCCCACGCTCTTCACGCCCGAGGAGGCCCGGGGCTTCACCGAGGCCTGGGCCCGCGCCACCGGCCGCCCCTTCCTCGTGGCGCTCCCCACCTACCGCGTGCGACTGCGCGAGGGGACGCGCCTGTCCGCGGAGCCGCGAGACGTGGCCCGCTTCCTCGCTGGCCTGCGCGAACGCCCCGTGGAGGGTGTCGCCGGCATCATCTGGTTCCGGCTCGGCCACCGGGGGGATCCGGACGCCTGGAGCCTCCCCACGCTCGCGGCGGTGGTGCGGGGTGAATCTCTCGCCCCGCGGCTCGTCCCTCGCCTCGTGGATGCAGGGGGAGGCACTCTGGACATCGTCATCGAGAACACGGGCCGCGTGGATGCCGAGGCTCCCGCGCGCCTCTCCCTTTCCGGAAATCTCGAGGTCCTCGATGGAGTGGGTGGCTACTCCCCCCAGGGGACCTCGCTCGTGGCGCGCATGCCTCCCCGCCTGCGCGTGGGAGAGCGCCGTGTCATCGGCTTCGTGCGGGGAACCGAGGTGACCCTTGCTGCTCCGTAGCATATCGACGTGTCTGGCTCTCTTGATGTTGCTGACGCCCGTGCGCCGCGCGCACGCCTGCGGCCCCGACTTCCCACCCGAATTGCTGAGCGACAGGCTCGGAACGCTGGCGGAGCTGCCGGACGGCCTCTTCATGCTCGAGGTGTCACGACTGCTGCCAAAGCCAGCGGATACCTTCCTCGTGGTCGAGAGCTACCCGGAGCCGGAAGGAGCTCGGACAGGAGGCGGAGCCCGCGAGACGGCGTTGTACGAGGCCGGCGCGAAGGCCTTCCACGCGGGGGACTGGGAGGAAGCCCGGGCCCGCTTCCTCGAGGTGCTCACGCTGCCCGCCGAGGAGCGCCGACGCTTCTCCACCTTCGCGGCTTTCATGTTGGGGCGGACGGCGCACTCGGCACCGGAGGCGCGGCTGCACTTCAGCCAGGTGCGTGAGCTGGTCCGCCAGGGGTTCGAGGATCCACTCGGCCTGGCGGTGGCGAGCCTCGGCGAGGAGGCACGGGTGCTCCTGAATGAGGGTGATGACACGGGCGCCATCCGGCTCTACGCGGAGCAAGCGGCCCACCGAAGTGTGAGCGGACAGGCCTCGCTGCTGTTCGTCGCCCGGAAGCTCGCCCTTGATGAAACACGCCTGCGAAAGGCACTGCGGGATCCCCTGGCGCAGCGCCTGCTCACGACCTACGCCTGGACGCGCGCGAAGGAGACGGTGTGGGTGGACGGTGAGGCTCAAAGCTCCCCGATGCCTCGGCTGCTGGAAGCACTCGCGGCGGTGCCTGGACTGGCGGGGGCGGACCGGCTCGCGGCGAGTGCCTGGCAGGCGGGACGCTTCGACCTGGCCGAGCGCTTCGCCGGGCAGGAGAAGACCGCGCTGGACGCGTGGGTCAGGGCGAAGCTGGCGCTGCGGCGTGGGGACCGGCCGTTGGCGGAGCAGTGCCTCGCGGAAGCCGCACAGGGGTACCCCGAAGCGGAAGACTGGTCTCGCAAGGAGCTCGACGAGCATCCCCAGCGGCCACGGGCGCGGGTGGAGGGGGAACGGACCCTGCTCGCACTCGCGCAGGGTGACTTCCAGCAGGCAGCGGAGCACGCCCTGGCGAGCTGTTCCTGGGAGGACCTCGCCTACATCGCCGAGCGCGTGCTGACGGTGGAGGAGCTCCAGCGGTTCCTGGCGGACCATGCCTCCGATCCGGCGGGCCGGTGCGCTCCCGAGCTCTCGTCCCTTCTGAAGTACGAGACCCACGACAAGACGGACGAGGACCCGAACGCGCGCCTGCGGGTGCTGCTCGGACGGCGCTTGTTGCGGAGCGGGCGTGGCCATGAGGCGCAGGCGTTCTTCCGAGGCACGCGGTGGGAGGAGCCCGCGCGCAAGTACGTGGAGGCACTCGACCAGGCCCAATCCGCCTGGAGCGACGTGGATGAGGCACAGGCGCTCTATTCCGCGGCGCGGCTCGCGCGCACCCAGGGCCTCGAGCTCCTGGGCACCGAGCTCACACCGGACTGGGGCTACATGAAGGGGTTCTTCGACCCGGGAACGTGGCGCCCAGAGATGCGGCAGCACATCGAGGTGACCCCGGCACGAATCGCGCTGAAGGACGTCCCGGTCACCACGGAGGCCGAGAAGGATCGCTGCTCGGCCCACGCGCCTCCGCACCCGCTGAGATTCCACTACCGCTCCACGGCGGCGGACCTGGCCGAGAAGGCGGCGGAGTTGGTGCCACCCCGAAGCCAGGCATACGCGGCGCTCCTCTGCCATGCCGCGCGGTTCGTCTCGCGCACCGACCCGGAGCGGGTCCAGCGGCTCTGGCGTACCTATGTGAAGCGGGGGGCCTTCGTCCCCGAGGTCTCACAGTTCGGCCAGAGCTGCCCGGAGCCGGACTTCGAGCGGCTTCGAAACCAGAAGCTCACCCTGCGGTGGCCGGCCCGGCGGCTGAGTACGCTGGCGATGGTGGGCGGCGGAATGCTGCTGCCCGTGGCGGGTGCCTTCTTCTTCGTGCGCCGCAGACGGCGGGAGACGAAGAGTCAGGGGAGCGGGAAGTAGCCCCCCGCCCTCAGCGGATGCTTCCCGTTTCGATCGCCCGTGCAGAAGAGTGACAGCACGTAGTGGAACGCGATTCCACTCGTGTCCCGCCCGCTCTTCTGTGCGTACCGCGCCACCAGTTCCTCGCGCGCCAGGTTGCCCGGCAGCATCGTCGGTCCGAACGGCAACGCGAGCCGCTCCTCGGGATCCTTGGCCTCGGCCCAGTACGCCAGCGCCATCCCCAGGTCCGATAGCGGCTCGCCGATCGTCGCCATCTCCCAGTCCAGCACCGCCCGGATGCTCGGGAGCCGCTCCGCATCCAACACCAGGTTGTCGTATTTGTAGTCGTTGTGGATCAGCGTCGGCGCCAGCTCCGCCGGGAGGTGTCCGGCCAGCCACTTCGCCACCTGCTCCATCTCGGGGATGTCGTCCGTCTTCGCCTTGCCCCGTAG contains:
- a CDS encoding phosphotransferase family protein; this translates as MDGALRGKAKTDDIPEMEQVAKWLAGHLPAELAPTLIHNDYKYDNLVLDAERLPSIRAVLDWEMATIGEPLSDLGMALAYWAEAKDPEERLALPFGPTMLPGNLAREELVARYAQKSGRDTSGIAFHYVLSLFCTGDRNGKHPLRAGGYFPLP
- a CDS encoding DUF3142 domain-containing protein → MSALRVLARERSGPARIPVDVAVDVEALARSGREVVAVMRVDGTAPLEGISLQEVATHARAWRARGVRVRGIELDHDCATAALADYADWLARERTALGEMALSITALPTWSTSPALARLVSVPDGIVLQVHAVRAPTLFTPEEARGFTEAWARATGRPFLVALPTYRVRLREGTRLSAEPRDVARFLAGLRERPVEGVAGIIWFRLGHRGDPDAWSLPTLAAVVRGESLAPRLVPRLVDAGGGTLDIVIENTGRVDAEAPARLSLSGNLEVLDGVGGYSPQGTSLVARMPPRLRVGERRVIGFVRGTEVTLAAP